One stretch of Thermanaerosceptrum fracticalcis DNA includes these proteins:
- the pyrR gene encoding bifunctional pyr operon transcriptional regulator/uracil phosphoribosyltransferase PyrR: protein MAMIEKAKILDANGMRRSLTRIAHEILEKNKGVEDLILVGIRRRGVPLAERLAQLIQDIEGTKVRVGKLDITLYRDDLTALGDQPVVHGTEIPWDIVGKRLVLVDDVLYTGRTVRAAMDAIVDLGRPQYIQLAVLIDRGHRELPIRADFVGKNVPTSRRELIHVKLTEIDGEDEVVIMENPE, encoded by the coding sequence ATGGCCATGATAGAAAAGGCTAAAATCCTGGATGCCAACGGTATGCGACGTTCTTTAACCCGGATTGCCCATGAAATACTGGAAAAAAATAAGGGAGTAGAGGACCTGATCCTGGTAGGTATACGTCGCCGCGGGGTTCCCTTAGCTGAGCGTTTAGCTCAGTTAATACAAGATATTGAAGGAACAAAGGTGCGGGTAGGCAAACTGGATATCACCTTGTACCGCGATGATCTTACCGCTTTAGGTGATCAACCCGTGGTACACGGAACAGAAATACCCTGGGATATTGTTGGAAAAAGACTAGTTTTAGTAGACGATGTCTTATATACGGGACGTACTGTGCGAGCAGCCATGGATGCTATTGTCGATTTGGGCCGGCCTCAATATATCCAGTTAGCAGTCCTGATCGACAGGGGGCATCGTGAACTTCCTATTCGGGCCGATTTTGTTGGAAAGAATGTACCGACGTCCCGCCGGGAACTTATCCATGTCAAACTGACGGAGATCGATGGAGAAGATGAGGTCGTCATTATGGAAAATCCCGAATAG
- a CDS encoding RluA family pseudouridine synthase encodes MQEFKFTVNPEQQGTRLDVFLTEKIPEISRSQVQKLIEEGNITVNDIRQKSNYKLRIGNLIRALLPAPEPLKVEAEPIPLDVVYEDQDVIIINKPQGMVVHPANGNYRGTLVNALLFHCRDLSGINGVLRPGIVHRIDKDTSGLLVVAKNDKAHISLAKQIKEHTVKREYIALVHGVISEPGGIVDAPIGRDPKDRQKMAVVLKNSKEAITKYLVLERFRAYTLVECQLKTGRTHQIRVHMAYLGHPVVGDPKYGPRKAHLGFKGQALHAKTLGFHHPRSGKWLEFSVDVPKEFADILQELRSSIETT; translated from the coding sequence ATGCAGGAATTTAAGTTTACCGTTAACCCCGAGCAGCAGGGAACACGCCTGGATGTATTTTTAACGGAAAAAATTCCGGAAATCAGTCGTTCCCAGGTACAAAAGTTAATTGAAGAAGGAAATATCACCGTTAATGATATCCGTCAAAAAAGTAATTATAAATTGAGAATCGGGAACCTTATCAGGGCCCTGCTCCCCGCTCCCGAGCCTTTAAAGGTAGAGGCGGAACCTATTCCCCTGGATGTTGTCTATGAAGACCAGGATGTCATCATAATTAATAAACCACAGGGTATGGTAGTGCATCCCGCTAATGGCAATTACCGGGGAACACTGGTAAATGCCCTTCTTTTTCATTGCCGGGACCTCTCCGGGATTAACGGGGTCTTGCGGCCGGGGATAGTTCATAGAATAGACAAGGATACCTCAGGTCTTTTGGTAGTGGCCAAAAACGATAAGGCTCATATCAGTCTCGCCAAACAAATAAAAGAACATACAGTAAAAAGAGAATATATCGCTTTGGTTCACGGGGTTATCTCTGAACCCGGCGGTATTGTTGATGCTCCTATTGGCCGGGACCCCAAAGACCGGCAGAAGATGGCTGTGGTACTAAAGAATAGTAAAGAAGCCATCACCAAATACCTTGTCCTGGAACGTTTCAGGGCATATACGCTGGTGGAATGTCAGTTGAAAACGGGGAGGACTCATCAGATAAGAGTTCACATGGCTTACCTGGGTCATCCTGTAGTGGGGGATCCAAAATATGGGCCGCGGAAAGCCCATTTAGGATTTAAGGGACAGGCTCTCCACGCCAAAACCTTGGGATTTCATCATCCCCGCAGTGGTAAATGGCTGGAGTTTTCTGTTGATGTTCCCAAGGAGTTTGCAGATATTCTACAGGAATTACGCAGTAGTATTGAAACTACCTGA
- the lspA gene encoding signal peptidase II, whose translation MYFWTTLVLTLVIDRFTKYLVTTQMLLGQTIPLIPNFLHITYVKNPGAAFGILAEKTWFFIVITILILAALFYLAYTEGKKSLFLALTLGLVAGGAIGNLIDRMQTGLVVDFIDFRGIWPFVFNMADSAIVVGMILLAYHVLKSDKI comes from the coding sequence ATGTATTTTTGGACAACATTAGTTTTAACACTAGTCATCGATAGGTTTACCAAGTATCTGGTGACCACGCAAATGCTGCTGGGACAAACCATCCCGCTAATTCCTAACTTTCTCCACATCACTTATGTAAAAAACCCCGGGGCAGCTTTTGGTATATTGGCTGAGAAAACCTGGTTTTTTATTGTTATTACCATTCTTATTTTAGCGGCCCTTTTCTACCTGGCTTATACAGAAGGAAAAAAAAGCCTCTTTTTAGCTCTTACCCTGGGTCTGGTAGCGGGAGGAGCAATCGGTAACCTTATCGATCGTATGCAAACGGGGCTGGTTGTTGATTTCATTGACTTTCGCGGAATCTGGCCTTTCGTATTTAATATGGCGGATTCGGCCATTGTTGTGGGTATGATACTGTTGGCTTACCATGTGCTGAAATCTGATAAAATTTAG
- a CDS encoding nitroreductase family protein, giving the protein MTKDVMDAIRDRRSIRKFKPEPLPPATVSRILEAALWAPSAGNLQPWKFYAVYSQSKKEEIMKAALDQKVLAEAPLIVVVCADTSIARSRYGERGEKLYCLQDTAAAVQNMLLAATAFGVGSLWIGAFQEEVVKKILEIQGELRPVAIIALGYGEMEPNQPSRRSLAETVYVVE; this is encoded by the coding sequence ATGACTAAAGATGTAATGGATGCTATCAGGGATAGACGGAGTATCCGCAAGTTTAAACCTGAACCCCTGCCCCCAGCCACAGTAAGCCGGATCTTAGAAGCAGCGCTGTGGGCACCTTCGGCAGGAAATTTGCAACCATGGAAATTTTACGCTGTCTATAGTCAGAGTAAAAAAGAAGAAATTATGAAGGCTGCCCTGGATCAAAAGGTTTTAGCGGAGGCACCCCTCATCGTAGTAGTCTGTGCAGATACTTCTATAGCCCGGTCACGCTACGGAGAGCGGGGAGAGAAGTTATACTGCCTGCAGGATACTGCCGCGGCTGTCCAGAATATGCTCCTGGCAGCCACTGCTTTTGGTGTGGGGAGTCTCTGGATCGGTGCTTTTCAGGAAGAAGTGGTGAAAAAAATACTGGAGATACAGGGAGAGCTGCGGCCAGTAGCGATTATTGCTTTGGGTTATGGCGAAATGGAACCAAATCAACCCTCCAGGCGCTCTTTGGCAGAGACAGTATATGTTGTAGAATAG
- a CDS encoding DUF5665 domain-containing protein — MPGQEAKHRLEAKVDELVIAMEKMKLAEYVEYLHNTRKMLAINLMAGVARGLGMAIGFTILGAVVLYLLQKIVLLNLPLIGNFIAEIVEMVNEHMQTKP, encoded by the coding sequence ATGCCGGGGCAGGAAGCAAAACACCGATTAGAGGCCAAGGTTGACGAACTCGTCATTGCCATGGAAAAAATGAAGCTGGCCGAATATGTGGAATACCTGCACAATACCCGAAAAATGCTGGCAATCAACTTAATGGCCGGTGTAGCCCGGGGATTGGGCATGGCCATAGGCTTTACCATTTTAGGTGCAGTAGTTCTTTACTTGCTCCAAAAAATAGTATTGTTAAACCTGCCGCTTATCGGTAACTTTATTGCGGAAATTGTAGAAATGGTCAATGAACATATGCAGACTAAACCTTAA
- a CDS encoding pyruvate kinase alpha/beta domain-containing protein translates to MYFPEAGKINTPKTEELVLAKAKELGIKHVVVASCSGETALKFLDKGLNVVCVTHHVGFAGPGIDEMDPENRAMLEKGGCKILTTTHLLAGVDRSLKNKFGGIYPAEIMGFTLRLFGQGVKVSIEIASMALDAGLIPYGEEVIAVGGTAEGADAAIVVTPAHSNNFFETKVHEIICKPRNW, encoded by the coding sequence ATGTACTTTCCTGAAGCAGGTAAGATTAATACCCCAAAAACAGAGGAATTAGTCCTGGCCAAAGCCAAAGAATTGGGAATTAAACATGTGGTAGTGGCTTCCTGCAGCGGTGAAACGGCCTTGAAATTCCTGGACAAGGGGTTAAATGTGGTCTGTGTTACCCATCATGTGGGCTTTGCCGGCCCGGGTATAGATGAAATGGACCCTGAGAACAGGGCTATGTTGGAGAAAGGCGGCTGCAAGATACTTACCACTACCCATTTACTGGCGGGCGTGGACAGGTCCTTAAAAAACAAGTTTGGCGGCATTTATCCTGCTGAGATTATGGGATTTACCTTACGTCTTTTTGGACAGGGTGTAAAAGTAAGCATAGAGATAGCCTCCATGGCTCTGGATGCAGGACTTATTCCTTACGGGGAAGAGGTTATAGCTGTAGGAGGGACGGCAGAAGGAGCTGATGCTGCCATTGTGGTCACACCCGCCCACTCCAATAATTTCTTTGAAACAAAAGTTCATGAAATCATCTGCAAGCCAAGAAACTGGTAA
- a CDS encoding PFL family protein: MPIAFSPAEIMETIRMVQAENLDIRTITMGISLRDCTHSDIQVVARKIYDKITRKAENLVEVGEAISREYGIPIINKRISVTPIAIVGEGCESGDYTVLAKAMDKAAQEVGVNFIGGFSALVHKGFTKGDEYLCDSIAQSLAETERVCSSVNVASTKAGINMDAVYRMGQIIKETAELTKEQGALGCAKLVVFCNVPEDNPFMAGAFHGIGEPETVINVGVSGPGVVLNAVRQNPNVDFGSLATIIKHTAFKVTRMGELVGREAAKRLKVPFGIVDLSLAPTPAIGDSVADILEAMGLEKVGTHGTTAALALLNDAVKKGGAMASSYVGGLSGAFIPVSEDAGMIRAVEEGSLSMDKLEAMTCVCSVGLDMIAVPGDTSTETIAAIIADEAAIGMINKKTTAVRIIPVPGKKVGERVEFGGLLGTGPIMPVHQYSAETFVKRGGRIPAPILALNN, encoded by the coding sequence ATGCCAATTGCTTTTTCACCGGCGGAAATTATGGAAACAATCCGTATGGTTCAAGCGGAAAATTTAGATATACGTACCATTACCATGGGGATCAGCCTGCGAGATTGCACCCACAGCGATATTCAGGTAGTAGCCCGGAAAATATACGATAAAATAACCCGGAAAGCAGAAAACCTGGTGGAAGTGGGTGAAGCCATTTCCCGGGAGTATGGTATCCCTATCATCAACAAAAGAATTTCAGTTACCCCTATTGCCATCGTTGGAGAAGGTTGTGAGAGCGGGGATTATACAGTCTTGGCAAAAGCCATGGACAAAGCAGCCCAGGAAGTAGGGGTCAATTTTATCGGTGGTTTTTCCGCTCTTGTGCATAAAGGCTTTACCAAGGGTGATGAATATTTGTGTGATTCTATTGCCCAAAGTCTAGCCGAAACAGAAAGGGTTTGTTCCTCGGTTAATGTGGCTTCCACCAAAGCCGGCATTAATATGGATGCCGTCTATCGTATGGGGCAGATTATCAAAGAGACGGCAGAACTGACCAAAGAACAGGGGGCTTTGGGATGTGCCAAGCTTGTGGTCTTTTGCAACGTACCGGAGGACAACCCCTTTATGGCCGGGGCCTTCCATGGTATCGGTGAGCCGGAAACGGTCATCAATGTAGGAGTAAGCGGACCCGGTGTTGTATTGAATGCAGTAAGACAGAATCCTAACGTGGATTTTGGCAGTCTGGCTACCATTATCAAACATACAGCATTTAAAGTCACACGCATGGGAGAACTGGTGGGACGGGAAGCTGCTAAGAGATTAAAGGTTCCCTTTGGTATTGTAGACTTATCCCTGGCACCTACTCCGGCTATTGGGGACAGTGTGGCCGATATTCTTGAGGCTATGGGCCTGGAGAAAGTAGGCACCCACGGTACTACGGCTGCCTTAGCCCTCTTAAATGATGCCGTAAAGAAAGGAGGGGCCATGGCTTCCTCTTATGTAGGCGGTTTGAGCGGGGCCTTTATCCCGGTTAGTGAAGATGCGGGAATGATTAGAGCCGTGGAAGAAGGGAGTTTAAGTATGGATAAGTTAGAGGCCATGACCTGTGTCTGTTCCGTAGGCCTGGATATGATTGCCGTACCCGGTGACACTTCAACTGAAACGATAGCGGCCATTATTGCTGACGAAGCTGCCATCGGCATGATTAATAAGAAGACTACCGCCGTGCGTATTATTCCCGTTCCCGGTAAGAAAGTTGGGGAAAGGGTAGAATTTGGCGGCTTGTTGGGTACGGGTCCTATTATGCCTGTCCATCAATACAGTGCTGAGACCTTTGTGAAAAGGGGCGGCCGTATTCCTGCGCCTATTCTGGCCTTGAATAACTGA
- a CDS encoding ACT domain-containing protein, producing the protein MNQWKVQHPQPEQQRVIVTVVGQDRVGIIAGVSGILAAQGVNILDISQTILQDFFTMIMVVDIAHCKVSLQELQLLLKDKGEEIGVSINAQHEDVFKYMHRI; encoded by the coding sequence ATGAATCAATGGAAGGTACAACATCCACAGCCTGAACAACAGCGTGTGATTGTTACAGTGGTAGGGCAGGACAGAGTGGGTATTATTGCCGGGGTTTCCGGTATATTAGCCGCCCAGGGCGTTAATATTTTGGACATTAGTCAAACCATTCTCCAGGATTTCTTTACCATGATCATGGTGGTGGATATTGCCCACTGTAAGGTTAGTCTCCAGGAACTTCAATTATTACTGAAAGATAAAGGGGAAGAAATCGGAGTTAGTATTAACGCACAGCACGAGGATGTCTTCAAATATATGCACCGCATTTAG
- a CDS encoding reverse transcriptase domain-containing protein — MKKWYSLIDKVYRMDNLEKAYKAVKANNGAPGVDGETVEAFGQNLQERLSQLQHELKTGIYEPQPVLRVEIPKADGSKRPLGIPTVRDRIVQQALLNILQPIFEPDFHPSSYGYRPGRSCHQAVAKAEMFINKYGLNHVVDMDLSKCFDRLDHELILEGVNRKISDGSILKLIKKFLTVGVMKDGAWEETDLGSPQGGLCKALHNPPYAKKVVMQSKLLKC; from the coding sequence TTGAAGAAATGGTATAGCCTAATAGACAAAGTATACCGGATGGACAACCTGGAAAAAGCATACAAAGCCGTTAAAGCCAACAATGGCGCCCCCGGAGTAGACGGGGAGACCGTGGAAGCCTTCGGCCAAAATCTGCAAGAAAGGTTAAGCCAACTTCAACACGAACTCAAGACCGGCATTTACGAACCCCAACCGGTACTGCGGGTAGAAATACCCAAAGCGGACGGCAGTAAACGCCCGCTAGGTATACCTACAGTCAGGGACCGGATAGTCCAACAAGCCCTCCTAAACATCCTACAACCAATCTTTGAACCCGACTTTCACCCGTCAAGCTATGGATATAGACCTGGGCGCTCCTGTCACCAGGCAGTAGCCAAGGCAGAGATGTTCATAAACAAATATGGACTGAATCATGTTGTAGACATGGACCTATCCAAATGCTTTGACCGGCTGGACCATGAACTAATCCTGGAAGGAGTCAACCGTAAAATCAGTGACGGAAGCATCCTGAAACTGATAAAGAAATTTCTGACTGTTGGAGTAATGAAAGACGGAGCATGGGAAGAAACAGACTTGGGGAGCCCGCAAGGCGGATTATGCAAAGCTTTGCATAATCCGCCTTATGCAAAGAAAGTAGTTATGCAAAGTAAACTTTTGAAATGCTGA